One Clostridiisalibacter paucivorans DSM 22131 genomic region harbors:
- a CDS encoding M55 family metallopeptidase: MKLFISADIEGVTGSTSWSETEKSNGDYGFFAQQMTDEVNAVCKGALRMGFREILVKDAHETGRNIVFNELPKEVKIVRAWSGHPFSMVQGLDESFDAAIFVGYHSPSGSNKNPLAHTMTASGINYLKINGEYASEFLLHGYAASLMGVPVVMVTGDKGLCDDIKGINEDITTVAVKEGIGNSTISIHPELAVEIIKDEAEKALKGDMKSCILELPKDFEVEISYKEHARAYKSSFYPGAEQLSSHVIRYKSDNYFDVLRMINFLV; this comes from the coding sequence ATGAAATTATTTATAAGTGCTGATATTGAAGGCGTCACAGGCTCAACCAGTTGGAGTGAAACAGAAAAATCCAATGGAGACTATGGTTTTTTTGCACAACAAATGACAGATGAAGTGAATGCAGTGTGTAAAGGCGCATTGAGAATGGGTTTTAGAGAAATCTTAGTCAAGGATGCCCATGAAACAGGGAGAAATATAGTATTTAATGAGTTGCCTAAAGAGGTTAAGATTGTTAGGGCATGGAGTGGTCATCCATTTTCAATGGTACAGGGGTTGGATGAATCCTTTGATGCAGCCATATTTGTGGGATACCATTCACCATCTGGTTCCAATAAAAATCCATTGGCCCATACTATGACAGCCTCAGGGATAAATTATCTTAAAATAAATGGGGAATATGCCAGTGAGTTTTTACTTCATGGATATGCAGCATCCCTTATGGGAGTACCAGTGGTTATGGTAACAGGAGATAAGGGATTGTGTGATGATATAAAGGGAATAAATGAGGATATAACTACAGTGGCTGTAAAAGAAGGTATAGGAAACTCTACTATAAGTATACATCCTGAATTAGCAGTGGAGATTATAAAAGATGAAGCAGAAAAGGCATTAAAAGGAGATATGAAATCTTGTATATTGGAATTACCAAAGGACTTTGAAGTAGAGATATCATATAAAGAACATGCAAGGGCATACAAATCTTCATTTTATCCTGGAGCAGAGCAATTATCTTCCCATGTAATAAGATACAAATCAGACAATTATTTTGATGTGTTGAGAATGATAAATTTTCTAGTGTAA
- a CDS encoding DUF3307 domain-containing protein, which yields MRVLLLSIFAHILSDFVFQTTKMIKEKDAMILKGFLYHGLSTFVAILILLIEYNFFTTIIYATIITLVHVIVDYYKARLTCDGKNTIEYEKRMGRSLVLFLTDQIVHIISIIFIWKSFDFTTERSIIKLLVIIEKLFPFKQNVVEVINNSNTFIDANFKLFTEKQIIYAIIYAYICFGGAVFVPKFLDFLYKKIPNYTEKMFEDEISQIEKQVNIGKYIGIMERALILTIYIEGSITGIAAVITTKSLARFSKLNNKDFAEYYLIGTFTSFSLAIAGGLLLKFILK from the coding sequence TTGAGAGTACTATTACTTAGTATTTTTGCTCATATATTATCAGATTTTGTATTTCAAACTACTAAAATGATAAAAGAAAAAGACGCTATGATATTAAAGGGTTTTTTATATCATGGATTATCAACATTTGTAGCCATATTGATTTTACTAATAGAGTATAATTTTTTTACTACAATTATATATGCTACAATTATAACTTTAGTACATGTAATAGTTGATTATTACAAAGCTAGATTAACATGTGATGGAAAAAATACCATTGAATATGAAAAGAGGATGGGGAGGTCTTTAGTCCTTTTTTTGACTGACCAGATTGTACACATAATATCAATAATATTTATTTGGAAATCCTTTGATTTTACTACAGAAAGATCAATAATAAAATTATTAGTAATAATAGAGAAATTATTTCCTTTCAAACAAAATGTAGTAGAAGTCATTAATAATTCAAATACTTTTATAGATGCCAATTTCAAATTATTCACAGAAAAACAGATTATATATGCAATCATATATGCATATATTTGTTTTGGGGGAGCTGTATTTGTACCTAAATTTCTTGATTTTCTTTATAAAAAGATACCTAATTATACTGAAAAGATGTTTGAAGATGAAATTAGTCAAATAGAAAAGCAAGTAAATATAGGAAAATATATTGGGATAATGGAGAGAGCTCTAATACTTACCATATATATTGAAGGGTCTATAACAGGGATTGCAGCAGTTATTACAACTAAATCCTTGGCTAGATTCAGTAAGCTTAATAATAAAGATTTTGCAGAATATTATTTGATTGGGACATTTACTAGTTTTAGTTTAGCAATAGCAGGTGGACTATTGTTAAAATTTATATTGAAATAG
- a CDS encoding SatD family protein, which translates to MITNYAVITADVIGSRDYEDFDNRFYNRIKEMDSDCLLTPFKISRGDEIQAICNEVYCIPMVLRHLRYRCHPFALRIAVGIGEIKNVEKTENSWDKNGPLFNKVRDILEEIKDEDKPLTRFITEDENMNIYLNTIYSLIDKIMDNWSIKQWEAIQLYYKNKNLKKVGKLLNITYQSTHERIQRSNWNTIDYCEKNISLLLKKEFM; encoded by the coding sequence ATGATTACTAATTATGCAGTTATAACAGCTGATGTAATAGGTTCAAGGGACTATGAAGATTTTGATAATAGATTTTATAATAGAATAAAAGAAATGGATTCAGATTGTCTTTTAACACCATTTAAGATTTCAAGGGGAGATGAGATTCAAGCTATATGTAATGAAGTCTATTGTATTCCAATGGTACTTAGACATTTAAGATATAGATGTCATCCCTTTGCCCTTAGAATAGCAGTGGGCATCGGAGAGATAAAAAATGTAGAGAAGACCGAAAATTCTTGGGATAAAAATGGTCCACTATTTAATAAAGTGAGGGATATTTTAGAGGAAATAAAAGATGAAGATAAGCCTTTGACCAGATTTATTACTGAAGATGAAAACATGAATATTTATTTGAATACTATATATAGTTTGATTGATAAAATAATGGACAATTGGTCAATAAAACAATGGGAAGCGATTCAGCTTTATTATAAAAATAAAAATCTTAAAAAGGTTGGAAAGCTATTAAATATTACTTATCAGAGTACCCATGAACGCATTCAAAGATCTAATTGGAACACAATAGATTATTGTGAAAAGAATATATCATTGTTACTAAAAAAAGAATTTATGTAA